A DNA window from Anoplolepis gracilipes chromosome 13, ASM4749672v1, whole genome shotgun sequence contains the following coding sequences:
- the LOC140672402 gene encoding sorting nexin-13 isoform X1, which produces MRDDNRPVEQLPKMNVPLYGVLGAAAILLAYIFGVETIAKLLICLITLILGTLICIYRTYSPNLDNVIKSEREDITKKTEKFRQYILELSKERMTFTLDRRITGSRIIDESLQEILDFIIRDYVEPWYSVVTDDEEFIYSVRDTAQKIAINVANRVKSVDWIPYLTTRLVDDAASHVRLYRQASARMKQLRSNRIQKDSASSSTSGGTPKKTPTHRRNKSETDVSWYSQSKFYIPNLSSLTEPIESSGEEKENESLEKIFFDLEVQMENNLICRDLVCTNDTQELEFLGEISEILLYLVLPKADFDCLTVRFILRELLVNVIIRPLLDLFSDPDYINQACIWLCTKEGSLPSDIFLTVIRITDNLDELMATKNIVCKEIAHLRSKDSGGDDDLSVKQQLNSLLYVKKILETRIIGMQEGLETETDGIGTQPEWNRLLLPGQKLVNLPLDELLKNNIALSYFIDYMTSINAEAYLFFYLNIYGWRVSAEQQISDIELQKIQSAQSGPGMIGVRRKNADLDNLKEAATKIYQQYLSDKASPKLQLDDTLVKSLLSKMKTESVKETWFDELRNCCYEKLQNEDRFLPGFKRSLAYVKLLAELDLLKDPVSEDDAKSLDSISLSSTNNELDTLEELCETYDTKPVSTVKEGTKKSNSSTSLTSIGEANEERASDEVDSDTCNLKGTKNVRKGSIAEMEQVGEKKDVSFYVETNAEQFVKLDENNYDQNAIKKLQQGRFEITATIIETGIVNDRGKTYGIYAVAVTKNYDSGYKEKWHIYRRYSDFYDLHQKIKEKYYDLAKIPFPAKKAFHNMERTVLERRMLMLNAWLCQLTKPAIVDGHMGLQNLLLAFLEQGDYDKGVTGGQISRTIDTLMNPLKTSMKSVTQAVKTMPDNMLSTVDGVMDNLSKFFGNPKKTSIFYENTKVGASLDTETDDNIPLRIMLLLMDEIFDLKVRNQWLRRRIITLLRQIIRTMFGDIVNRRIVEYVSFLTSPSKVAGYLRLFKNSFWPNGVKAENKPPRDTEMKNRTRVAAKVALLSCLSDELKHIIGSETTRRGLLRVFELFQRPILNRRLLYVLLEGIAETLFPQNNLVTVFRKLYSVSPRVKNKSKTRS; this is translated from the exons ATGCGCGACGACAATCGGCCCGTCGAGCAACTACCAAAG ATGAACGTTCCATTGTATGGCGTTCTCGGAGCTGCCGCGATTCTACTGGCTTACATCTTCGGCGTAGAAACGATTGCAAAACTTCTCATATGCttgattacattaattttagg AACATTGATCTGTATATACCGAACATACTCACCGAATCTCGACAATGTAATTAAGTCTGAAAGGGAAGACATAACTAAAAAGACTGAAAAGTTCCGGCAG tatATATTAGAGCTGTCTAAGGAAAGGATGACATTTACATTAGATAGGAGAATAACTGGTAGCCGTATCATTGATGAATCCCTGCAA gaAATCTTAGATTTTATAATCAGAGATTATGTGGAGCCATGGTACAGTGTTGTTACAGATGATGAAGAATTTATCTATTCTGTTCGAGATACTGCCCAGAAGATCGCCATCAATGTCGCAAATCg ggTCAAGAGTGTCGATTGGATACCCTACTTGACTACGCGACTCGTTGATGATGCAGCTTCGCATGTCAGGCTGTATCGACAAGCAAGCGCGAGGATGAAGCAATTGCGATCGAACAGGATTCAAAAGGATAGTGCCAGCTCAAGCACGTCAGGTGGAACGCCAAAGAAGACACCGACTCATCGCCGGAACAAAAGTGAGACCGATGTGTCTTGGTACTCACaatcgaaattttatatacccaACTTATCCTCACTCACCGAACCGATCGAGTCATCTGGCGAAGAGAAGGAAAATGAATCGCTGGAGAAGATATTCTTTGATCTCGAGGTACAAATGGAGAATAATTTGATATGCAGAGATCTAGTATGCACGAACGATACACAGGAATTAGAATTCCTAGGCGAAATATCCGAGATTCTGTTGTACCTGGTGCTACCCAAGGCAGACTTCGATTGTTTGACTgtgagatttattttaaggGAGCTGTTAGTGAACGTTATAATCAGACCATTATTGGATCTGTTTTCCGATCCTGATTACATTAATCAGGCATGTATATGGCTG tgTACCAAGGAGGGTAGTTTACCAAGTGATATCTTTTTAACAGTAATTAGAATAACAGACAATTTAGACGAATTAATGGCGACGAAGAATATAGTTTGTAAAGAAATAGCACACTTACGTTCGAAGGATTCGGGTGGAGACGATGATCTGTCAGTGAAGCAGCAATTGAACAGTCTGCtttacgtgaaaaaaattctagagACGAGGATCATCGGCATGCAGGAGGGCTTGGAAACAGAAACGGATGGGATCGGCACTCAACCAGAGTGGAACAGATTGCTTTTACCGGGCCAAAAATTAGTTAACTTGCCATTAGACGAGTTgctaaagaataatattgccCTCAGTTACTTCATCGATTATATGACCTCCATAAATGCAGAGGCGTAcctgtttttttatttgaatatctaCGGATGGAGAGTCTCGGCCGAGCAACAAATATCGGATATAGAACTGCAGAAGATCCAAAGTGCTCAATCTGGTCCAGGAATGATTGGCGTTAGACGCAAGAACGCAGATCTGGATAATCTGAAAGAGGCGGCCACAAAAATTTACCAACAATATCTCAGTGACAAAGCATCGCCCAAGCTACAACTGGACGACACGCTGGTGAAAAGTTTGCTAAGTAAGATGAAGACGGAGTCAGTCAAGGAGACGTGGTTCGATGAGCTGCGAAACTGCTGCTACGAAAAACTACAAAATGAAGACAGATTCCTGCCGGGCTTTAAAAGATCATTAGCTTACGTCAAGTTGCTTGCCGAGCTGGATCTGCTGAAAGATCCAGTTTCCGAAGATGATGCAAAATCCTTGGACAGCATAAGCTTGTCTAGTACGAACAACGAATTGGATACTCTGGAAGAATTGTGCGAAACGTATGACACGAAACCTGTTTCGACCGTGAAGGAAGGCACCAAGAAATCAAATTCTTCGACGAGCTTAACAAGTATAGGAGAAGCGAATGAAGAGAGAGCGTCCGACGAGGTTGACTCAGATACGTGCAATCTCAAGGGTACGAAAAATGTTCGTAAGGGATCCATCGCGGAAATGGAGCAAGTCGGCGAGAAGAAAGACGTTTCGTTTTACGTGGAAACAAACGCGGaacaatttgtcaaattagACGAGAACAATTACGATCAAAATGCAATCAAGAAATTACAGCAGGGCCGCTTCGAGATCACTGCCACGATAATAGAAACCGGTATCGTCAACGATCGCGGGAAAACATATGGCATATACGCCGTAGCAGTCACGAAAAACTACGATTCGGGTTATAAAGAGAAGTGGCACATCTATAGACGATATTCTGATTTCTACGATCTGCATCAGAAAATCAAGGAGAAGTATTACGACTTGGCCAAAATTCCTTTTCCCGCAAAAAAGGCTTTCCACAATATGGAGCGGACCGTATTGGAAAGACGAATGTTGATGTTAAATGCTTGGTTGTGTCAACTGACGAAACCTGCAATCGTCGACGGTCACATGGGACTGCAGAATTTGTTATTAGCCTTTTTGGAGCAAGGAGATTATGATAAAGGAGTTACTGGCGGCCAAATATCAAGAAcg atAGATACTTTAATGAATCCTTTGAAGACGTCCATGAAAAGCGTTACACAGGCAGTGAAAACAATGCCAGATAACATGTTGAGTACAGTGGACGGTGTGATGGACAATCTCAGCAAATTTTTTGGCAATCCCAAGAAAACGagtatattttatgagaaCACCAAAGTTGGCGCCAGTCTCGATACAGAG actgACGATAACATACCCTTGCGAATTATGTTGCTATTGATGGACGAAATATTTGATCTGAAAGTGCGAAATCAGTGGCTAAGGCGGCGCATTATAACGCTATTGCGCCAAATTATTCGTACAATGTTTGGGGATATAGTTAATAGAAGAATAGTAGAGTACGTATCATTCTTAACCAGCCCATCGAAAGTTGCGGGATATTTGCGTTTGTTCAA GAATAGCTTCTGGCCGAATGGCGTAAAGGCTGAGAATAAACCGCCGCGAGACACAGAAATGAAGAATAGAACGCGAGTGGCAGCTAAGGTAGCTTTGCTTTCGTGTCTTTCGGACGAACTGAAACATATCATAGGTAGCGAGACAACGAGGCGCGGATTGTTGAGAGTGTTCGAGCTGTTTCAGCGGCCCATATTAAACAGGAGACTGTTATATGTGTTGCTAGAGGGTATTGCGGAGACCCTATTCCCACAGAACAATCTTGTGACGGTTTTCAGGAAATTATATTCAGTATCACCCagggtaaaaaataaaagcaaaacgAGATCCTAA
- the LOC140672402 gene encoding sorting nexin-13 isoform X2 — protein MNVPLYGVLGAAAILLAYIFGVETIAKLLICLITLILGTLICIYRTYSPNLDNVIKSEREDITKKTEKFRQYILELSKERMTFTLDRRITGSRIIDESLQEILDFIIRDYVEPWYSVVTDDEEFIYSVRDTAQKIAINVANRVKSVDWIPYLTTRLVDDAASHVRLYRQASARMKQLRSNRIQKDSASSSTSGGTPKKTPTHRRNKSETDVSWYSQSKFYIPNLSSLTEPIESSGEEKENESLEKIFFDLEVQMENNLICRDLVCTNDTQELEFLGEISEILLYLVLPKADFDCLTVRFILRELLVNVIIRPLLDLFSDPDYINQACIWLCTKEGSLPSDIFLTVIRITDNLDELMATKNIVCKEIAHLRSKDSGGDDDLSVKQQLNSLLYVKKILETRIIGMQEGLETETDGIGTQPEWNRLLLPGQKLVNLPLDELLKNNIALSYFIDYMTSINAEAYLFFYLNIYGWRVSAEQQISDIELQKIQSAQSGPGMIGVRRKNADLDNLKEAATKIYQQYLSDKASPKLQLDDTLVKSLLSKMKTESVKETWFDELRNCCYEKLQNEDRFLPGFKRSLAYVKLLAELDLLKDPVSEDDAKSLDSISLSSTNNELDTLEELCETYDTKPVSTVKEGTKKSNSSTSLTSIGEANEERASDEVDSDTCNLKGTKNVRKGSIAEMEQVGEKKDVSFYVETNAEQFVKLDENNYDQNAIKKLQQGRFEITATIIETGIVNDRGKTYGIYAVAVTKNYDSGYKEKWHIYRRYSDFYDLHQKIKEKYYDLAKIPFPAKKAFHNMERTVLERRMLMLNAWLCQLTKPAIVDGHMGLQNLLLAFLEQGDYDKGVTGGQISRTIDTLMNPLKTSMKSVTQAVKTMPDNMLSTVDGVMDNLSKFFGNPKKTSIFYENTKVGASLDTETDDNIPLRIMLLLMDEIFDLKVRNQWLRRRIITLLRQIIRTMFGDIVNRRIVEYVSFLTSPSKVAGYLRLFKNSFWPNGVKAENKPPRDTEMKNRTRVAAKVALLSCLSDELKHIIGSETTRRGLLRVFELFQRPILNRRLLYVLLEGIAETLFPQNNLVTVFRKLYSVSPRVKNKSKTRS, from the exons ATGAACGTTCCATTGTATGGCGTTCTCGGAGCTGCCGCGATTCTACTGGCTTACATCTTCGGCGTAGAAACGATTGCAAAACTTCTCATATGCttgattacattaattttagg AACATTGATCTGTATATACCGAACATACTCACCGAATCTCGACAATGTAATTAAGTCTGAAAGGGAAGACATAACTAAAAAGACTGAAAAGTTCCGGCAG tatATATTAGAGCTGTCTAAGGAAAGGATGACATTTACATTAGATAGGAGAATAACTGGTAGCCGTATCATTGATGAATCCCTGCAA gaAATCTTAGATTTTATAATCAGAGATTATGTGGAGCCATGGTACAGTGTTGTTACAGATGATGAAGAATTTATCTATTCTGTTCGAGATACTGCCCAGAAGATCGCCATCAATGTCGCAAATCg ggTCAAGAGTGTCGATTGGATACCCTACTTGACTACGCGACTCGTTGATGATGCAGCTTCGCATGTCAGGCTGTATCGACAAGCAAGCGCGAGGATGAAGCAATTGCGATCGAACAGGATTCAAAAGGATAGTGCCAGCTCAAGCACGTCAGGTGGAACGCCAAAGAAGACACCGACTCATCGCCGGAACAAAAGTGAGACCGATGTGTCTTGGTACTCACaatcgaaattttatatacccaACTTATCCTCACTCACCGAACCGATCGAGTCATCTGGCGAAGAGAAGGAAAATGAATCGCTGGAGAAGATATTCTTTGATCTCGAGGTACAAATGGAGAATAATTTGATATGCAGAGATCTAGTATGCACGAACGATACACAGGAATTAGAATTCCTAGGCGAAATATCCGAGATTCTGTTGTACCTGGTGCTACCCAAGGCAGACTTCGATTGTTTGACTgtgagatttattttaaggGAGCTGTTAGTGAACGTTATAATCAGACCATTATTGGATCTGTTTTCCGATCCTGATTACATTAATCAGGCATGTATATGGCTG tgTACCAAGGAGGGTAGTTTACCAAGTGATATCTTTTTAACAGTAATTAGAATAACAGACAATTTAGACGAATTAATGGCGACGAAGAATATAGTTTGTAAAGAAATAGCACACTTACGTTCGAAGGATTCGGGTGGAGACGATGATCTGTCAGTGAAGCAGCAATTGAACAGTCTGCtttacgtgaaaaaaattctagagACGAGGATCATCGGCATGCAGGAGGGCTTGGAAACAGAAACGGATGGGATCGGCACTCAACCAGAGTGGAACAGATTGCTTTTACCGGGCCAAAAATTAGTTAACTTGCCATTAGACGAGTTgctaaagaataatattgccCTCAGTTACTTCATCGATTATATGACCTCCATAAATGCAGAGGCGTAcctgtttttttatttgaatatctaCGGATGGAGAGTCTCGGCCGAGCAACAAATATCGGATATAGAACTGCAGAAGATCCAAAGTGCTCAATCTGGTCCAGGAATGATTGGCGTTAGACGCAAGAACGCAGATCTGGATAATCTGAAAGAGGCGGCCACAAAAATTTACCAACAATATCTCAGTGACAAAGCATCGCCCAAGCTACAACTGGACGACACGCTGGTGAAAAGTTTGCTAAGTAAGATGAAGACGGAGTCAGTCAAGGAGACGTGGTTCGATGAGCTGCGAAACTGCTGCTACGAAAAACTACAAAATGAAGACAGATTCCTGCCGGGCTTTAAAAGATCATTAGCTTACGTCAAGTTGCTTGCCGAGCTGGATCTGCTGAAAGATCCAGTTTCCGAAGATGATGCAAAATCCTTGGACAGCATAAGCTTGTCTAGTACGAACAACGAATTGGATACTCTGGAAGAATTGTGCGAAACGTATGACACGAAACCTGTTTCGACCGTGAAGGAAGGCACCAAGAAATCAAATTCTTCGACGAGCTTAACAAGTATAGGAGAAGCGAATGAAGAGAGAGCGTCCGACGAGGTTGACTCAGATACGTGCAATCTCAAGGGTACGAAAAATGTTCGTAAGGGATCCATCGCGGAAATGGAGCAAGTCGGCGAGAAGAAAGACGTTTCGTTTTACGTGGAAACAAACGCGGaacaatttgtcaaattagACGAGAACAATTACGATCAAAATGCAATCAAGAAATTACAGCAGGGCCGCTTCGAGATCACTGCCACGATAATAGAAACCGGTATCGTCAACGATCGCGGGAAAACATATGGCATATACGCCGTAGCAGTCACGAAAAACTACGATTCGGGTTATAAAGAGAAGTGGCACATCTATAGACGATATTCTGATTTCTACGATCTGCATCAGAAAATCAAGGAGAAGTATTACGACTTGGCCAAAATTCCTTTTCCCGCAAAAAAGGCTTTCCACAATATGGAGCGGACCGTATTGGAAAGACGAATGTTGATGTTAAATGCTTGGTTGTGTCAACTGACGAAACCTGCAATCGTCGACGGTCACATGGGACTGCAGAATTTGTTATTAGCCTTTTTGGAGCAAGGAGATTATGATAAAGGAGTTACTGGCGGCCAAATATCAAGAAcg atAGATACTTTAATGAATCCTTTGAAGACGTCCATGAAAAGCGTTACACAGGCAGTGAAAACAATGCCAGATAACATGTTGAGTACAGTGGACGGTGTGATGGACAATCTCAGCAAATTTTTTGGCAATCCCAAGAAAACGagtatattttatgagaaCACCAAAGTTGGCGCCAGTCTCGATACAGAG actgACGATAACATACCCTTGCGAATTATGTTGCTATTGATGGACGAAATATTTGATCTGAAAGTGCGAAATCAGTGGCTAAGGCGGCGCATTATAACGCTATTGCGCCAAATTATTCGTACAATGTTTGGGGATATAGTTAATAGAAGAATAGTAGAGTACGTATCATTCTTAACCAGCCCATCGAAAGTTGCGGGATATTTGCGTTTGTTCAA GAATAGCTTCTGGCCGAATGGCGTAAAGGCTGAGAATAAACCGCCGCGAGACACAGAAATGAAGAATAGAACGCGAGTGGCAGCTAAGGTAGCTTTGCTTTCGTGTCTTTCGGACGAACTGAAACATATCATAGGTAGCGAGACAACGAGGCGCGGATTGTTGAGAGTGTTCGAGCTGTTTCAGCGGCCCATATTAAACAGGAGACTGTTATATGTGTTGCTAGAGGGTATTGCGGAGACCCTATTCCCACAGAACAATCTTGTGACGGTTTTCAGGAAATTATATTCAGTATCACCCagggtaaaaaataaaagcaaaacgAGATCCTAA
- the LOC140672402 gene encoding sorting nexin-13 isoform X3 has protein sequence MKQLRSNRIQKDSASSSTSGGTPKKTPTHRRNKSETDVSWYSQSKFYIPNLSSLTEPIESSGEEKENESLEKIFFDLEVQMENNLICRDLVCTNDTQELEFLGEISEILLYLVLPKADFDCLTVRFILRELLVNVIIRPLLDLFSDPDYINQACIWLCTKEGSLPSDIFLTVIRITDNLDELMATKNIVCKEIAHLRSKDSGGDDDLSVKQQLNSLLYVKKILETRIIGMQEGLETETDGIGTQPEWNRLLLPGQKLVNLPLDELLKNNIALSYFIDYMTSINAEAYLFFYLNIYGWRVSAEQQISDIELQKIQSAQSGPGMIGVRRKNADLDNLKEAATKIYQQYLSDKASPKLQLDDTLVKSLLSKMKTESVKETWFDELRNCCYEKLQNEDRFLPGFKRSLAYVKLLAELDLLKDPVSEDDAKSLDSISLSSTNNELDTLEELCETYDTKPVSTVKEGTKKSNSSTSLTSIGEANEERASDEVDSDTCNLKGTKNVRKGSIAEMEQVGEKKDVSFYVETNAEQFVKLDENNYDQNAIKKLQQGRFEITATIIETGIVNDRGKTYGIYAVAVTKNYDSGYKEKWHIYRRYSDFYDLHQKIKEKYYDLAKIPFPAKKAFHNMERTVLERRMLMLNAWLCQLTKPAIVDGHMGLQNLLLAFLEQGDYDKGVTGGQISRTIDTLMNPLKTSMKSVTQAVKTMPDNMLSTVDGVMDNLSKFFGNPKKTSIFYENTKVGASLDTETDDNIPLRIMLLLMDEIFDLKVRNQWLRRRIITLLRQIIRTMFGDIVNRRIVEYVSFLTSPSKVAGYLRLFKNSFWPNGVKAENKPPRDTEMKNRTRVAAKVALLSCLSDELKHIIGSETTRRGLLRVFELFQRPILNRRLLYVLLEGIAETLFPQNNLVTVFRKLYSVSPRVKNKSKTRS, from the exons ATGAAGCAATTGCGATCGAACAGGATTCAAAAGGATAGTGCCAGCTCAAGCACGTCAGGTGGAACGCCAAAGAAGACACCGACTCATCGCCGGAACAAAAGTGAGACCGATGTGTCTTGGTACTCACaatcgaaattttatatacccaACTTATCCTCACTCACCGAACCGATCGAGTCATCTGGCGAAGAGAAGGAAAATGAATCGCTGGAGAAGATATTCTTTGATCTCGAGGTACAAATGGAGAATAATTTGATATGCAGAGATCTAGTATGCACGAACGATACACAGGAATTAGAATTCCTAGGCGAAATATCCGAGATTCTGTTGTACCTGGTGCTACCCAAGGCAGACTTCGATTGTTTGACTgtgagatttattttaaggGAGCTGTTAGTGAACGTTATAATCAGACCATTATTGGATCTGTTTTCCGATCCTGATTACATTAATCAGGCATGTATATGGCTG tgTACCAAGGAGGGTAGTTTACCAAGTGATATCTTTTTAACAGTAATTAGAATAACAGACAATTTAGACGAATTAATGGCGACGAAGAATATAGTTTGTAAAGAAATAGCACACTTACGTTCGAAGGATTCGGGTGGAGACGATGATCTGTCAGTGAAGCAGCAATTGAACAGTCTGCtttacgtgaaaaaaattctagagACGAGGATCATCGGCATGCAGGAGGGCTTGGAAACAGAAACGGATGGGATCGGCACTCAACCAGAGTGGAACAGATTGCTTTTACCGGGCCAAAAATTAGTTAACTTGCCATTAGACGAGTTgctaaagaataatattgccCTCAGTTACTTCATCGATTATATGACCTCCATAAATGCAGAGGCGTAcctgtttttttatttgaatatctaCGGATGGAGAGTCTCGGCCGAGCAACAAATATCGGATATAGAACTGCAGAAGATCCAAAGTGCTCAATCTGGTCCAGGAATGATTGGCGTTAGACGCAAGAACGCAGATCTGGATAATCTGAAAGAGGCGGCCACAAAAATTTACCAACAATATCTCAGTGACAAAGCATCGCCCAAGCTACAACTGGACGACACGCTGGTGAAAAGTTTGCTAAGTAAGATGAAGACGGAGTCAGTCAAGGAGACGTGGTTCGATGAGCTGCGAAACTGCTGCTACGAAAAACTACAAAATGAAGACAGATTCCTGCCGGGCTTTAAAAGATCATTAGCTTACGTCAAGTTGCTTGCCGAGCTGGATCTGCTGAAAGATCCAGTTTCCGAAGATGATGCAAAATCCTTGGACAGCATAAGCTTGTCTAGTACGAACAACGAATTGGATACTCTGGAAGAATTGTGCGAAACGTATGACACGAAACCTGTTTCGACCGTGAAGGAAGGCACCAAGAAATCAAATTCTTCGACGAGCTTAACAAGTATAGGAGAAGCGAATGAAGAGAGAGCGTCCGACGAGGTTGACTCAGATACGTGCAATCTCAAGGGTACGAAAAATGTTCGTAAGGGATCCATCGCGGAAATGGAGCAAGTCGGCGAGAAGAAAGACGTTTCGTTTTACGTGGAAACAAACGCGGaacaatttgtcaaattagACGAGAACAATTACGATCAAAATGCAATCAAGAAATTACAGCAGGGCCGCTTCGAGATCACTGCCACGATAATAGAAACCGGTATCGTCAACGATCGCGGGAAAACATATGGCATATACGCCGTAGCAGTCACGAAAAACTACGATTCGGGTTATAAAGAGAAGTGGCACATCTATAGACGATATTCTGATTTCTACGATCTGCATCAGAAAATCAAGGAGAAGTATTACGACTTGGCCAAAATTCCTTTTCCCGCAAAAAAGGCTTTCCACAATATGGAGCGGACCGTATTGGAAAGACGAATGTTGATGTTAAATGCTTGGTTGTGTCAACTGACGAAACCTGCAATCGTCGACGGTCACATGGGACTGCAGAATTTGTTATTAGCCTTTTTGGAGCAAGGAGATTATGATAAAGGAGTTACTGGCGGCCAAATATCAAGAAcg atAGATACTTTAATGAATCCTTTGAAGACGTCCATGAAAAGCGTTACACAGGCAGTGAAAACAATGCCAGATAACATGTTGAGTACAGTGGACGGTGTGATGGACAATCTCAGCAAATTTTTTGGCAATCCCAAGAAAACGagtatattttatgagaaCACCAAAGTTGGCGCCAGTCTCGATACAGAG actgACGATAACATACCCTTGCGAATTATGTTGCTATTGATGGACGAAATATTTGATCTGAAAGTGCGAAATCAGTGGCTAAGGCGGCGCATTATAACGCTATTGCGCCAAATTATTCGTACAATGTTTGGGGATATAGTTAATAGAAGAATAGTAGAGTACGTATCATTCTTAACCAGCCCATCGAAAGTTGCGGGATATTTGCGTTTGTTCAA GAATAGCTTCTGGCCGAATGGCGTAAAGGCTGAGAATAAACCGCCGCGAGACACAGAAATGAAGAATAGAACGCGAGTGGCAGCTAAGGTAGCTTTGCTTTCGTGTCTTTCGGACGAACTGAAACATATCATAGGTAGCGAGACAACGAGGCGCGGATTGTTGAGAGTGTTCGAGCTGTTTCAGCGGCCCATATTAAACAGGAGACTGTTATATGTGTTGCTAGAGGGTATTGCGGAGACCCTATTCCCACAGAACAATCTTGTGACGGTTTTCAGGAAATTATATTCAGTATCACCCagggtaaaaaataaaagcaaaacgAGATCCTAA